The genomic DNA TGTTGCTTCCATTACGAGCAAGCGGGGATCATTTACCACTATTTTGTGTACATCCAGCAGGTGGATTAAGTTGGTGCTATGCAGGACTTATGAAATCTTTAGGAACAGATTATCCAATCTATGGTGTACAAGCACGTGGTATTGCTAAAAATGAAGAACTTCCAAAAACTTTAGAGGAGATGGCGGCGGATTACTTGAAACACGTTCGTGAAGTACAGCCTCATGGACCATATCGTTTACTAGGCTGGTCGCTTGGAGGAAATGTTGTGCATGCAATGGCGGCGCAACTACAAAATGGAGGGGAAGAAGTAGAATTACTCGTTATGCTTGATTCTTATCCTGGACACTTCTTACCGAATACGGAAGCGCCTACTGAAGAGGAAGCGTTAATAGCATTACTTGCTTTAGGCGGATATGACCCAGATAACATGGATGGTAAACCACTTACAATGGAAAGTGCAGTTGAAATCCTTCGTAAAGATGGAAGTGCATTAGCAAGTCTTGAAGAAGAGACTATATTGAATTTGAAAGAAACATATGTAAATTCAGTAGGGTTGTTAGGGAAGTATGTACCGAAAGTTTATAACGGAGATATCTTATTCTTTAGATCTACTGTTATACCAGATTGGTTTGATCCTATTTCTCCAAATACGTGGCTAAATTATTTAGACGGGCAAATTGTGCAGCACGATATTGATTGTAGACATAAAGATCTATGTCAGCCAGGTCCACTCACGGAAATTGGACAAGTATTAGCGAAATATTTGCAGAATAAGAAAGGGGTAAGTAGAGTATGACGAATCCATTTGAAAATGATAATTACACATATAAAGTATTAATAAATGAGGAGGGCCAGTATTCTCTCTGGCCTGCTTTTCTCGATGTACCTATTGGCTGGAATGTCGTATATGAAGAAGCTAGTAGGCAGAGCTGCTTAGAATATGTTGAATATAACTGGAAAGATTTGAATCCGAAAAGTAATCAAGTTCGCGAAAAAACATTAGCAGGAAAACGATAATGAAAGCAAAACTAAATCCAAAAGTAGTTGTAAGTATCGTGTATATAACTGCGATGTTTATGGCTGCGATGGACGCAACGATTGTAAATGTAGCACTGCAAACGATAAGTAGAGAACTACAAGTACCTGCATCTGCAATGGGGACGGTTAATGTTGGGTATTTAGTTAGTTTAGCTGTTTTCCTTCCGATTTCTGGTTGGTTAGGAGATCGTTTTGGGACGAAAAGAGTATTTTTAATTGCTCTTTTCGTATTTACAATCGCTTCTGCTTTATGCGGAATGGCTAACGATATTACTTCATTGAATATTTTTCGTATCATTCAAGGTGCTGGTGGAGGGCTTTTAACACCGGTCGGAATGGCGATGTTATTTCGAACATTTTCACCAAAGGAAAGACCGAAGATTTCCCGGTTCATTGTACTTCCAATTGCTGTAGCGCCAGCAGTTGGGCCTATCATCGGTGGTTTCTTTGTAGATCAAATGTCTTGGCGTTGGGCATTTTATATTAATGTACCGTTTGGAATCGTTGCATTGCTATTTGGACTTCTATTTTTAGCAGAGCATGTTGAAAAATCAGCTGGTCGCTTTGATTCTCTTGGCTTTATTTTATCAGCACCAGGATTTGCGATGCTCATATATGCACTCAGCCAGGGACCATCAAAAGGGTGGATTTCTCCAGAAATTATGAGTACCGGGGTAGCTGGGCTTGTATTCATTGCGTTGTTTATAATCGTAGAACTGAAAGTAAAGCAACCGATGTTAGATTTACGCTTATTAAAAGAACCAGTATTTAGAAAGATGAGCATTATATCATTATTTTCATCAGCTGGTTTATTAGGAATGTTATTTGTTTTTCCACTTATGTATCAAAATGTGATAGGAGTTTCCGCGCTAGAATCAGGACTTACGACATTTCCAGAGGCGATTGGATTAATGATTTCTTCACAAATTGTGCCATGGTCATATAAGAAATTAGGAGCTCGAAAGGTAATTTCTATTGGATTAATATGTACGGCGGTTATATTTGTTTTATTGAGTTTTGTAAATCACGATACGAATCCGTGGCAAATCCGGGCATTATTGTTTGGCATTGGTATTTTCTTAGGTCAATCTGTCGGTGCGGTTCAATTTTCTGCCTTTAACAATATCACGCCGCCTTCTATGGGGAGAGCGACTACTATATTCAATGTGCAAAATCGATTAGGTTCAGCAATAGGAGTAGCTGTTTTAGCTAGTATACTAGCTGGTTTTGGAAGTAATAACGTTCAATCCGATTTTTTACCATATCAAGCAGCATTAATTGGATCAGCAATATTTTTGCTTATAGCACTACTATTTTCTTTACGTATTTCCGATAAAGAGGTAATGTCAAAGAAGAAAGAAAAAACATTATCAGTATCAGAAAAAGAGAAAGTACTTGTCAATGAATAACAATATACGTATGCTTTTTTATGAAAATTGATATTCGTTGAATAAAGGAGAGTTTACATGATAGAAAGTAAAGTTGTAGATTCTATTCCAACTTTGAATGAGAATGATTGTCAAATATGGTGGGCAAGAATTTCAGATTTACAATCATGGCATTACAATTTACTAAATAATATAGAGCGAGAGAAAGCAAATTCGTATCATCATTCGGCAGATCGAGCTCGTTTTATAATAGGTTGCGTAATTAGTAGATTAGTTCTCGGCAAGATACTTTCTATGTCACCAGTCCAAGTACCAATTGATCGAATGTGTTCCGTATGTAAATTGCAGCATGGAAGACCACAATTACCAGAAGGTATGCCGCAATTATCTGTTTCGCATTCAGGTGAGTGGGTTGTCGTTGCATTTACAAAATCTGCACCTGTTGGCATAGATGTAGAACAAATGAATCCAAATGTAGATGTTATGAAAATGGCAGAAGGTGTATTAACAGACATTGAAATAGCACAAGTTATGAAACTGCCAAATGAACAGAAAATAGAAGGTTTTTTAACATATTGGACTCGAAAAGAAGCGGTGTTGAAAGCGACAGGTGAAGGACTAATGATTCCACCAGTACATATTACAGTATCAGCTCCAAATAATCCTCCAAGATTGTTAGTTTTTAAGGATAAGCAAGAGTTGGCAAATAATACAATGATGGAAGATGTAAGGCCTAGTTTAGATTATATGGCTTCTGTTGCAATATTCAGTAAGGAAGTGACTGAAATTACGCAATTAGACGCGGTAGCACTTTTAAATCTTAAATAAAAAATTATAGAAGAGGTGTTCCTCATGTTAGTGGCGGAAAATAGAAAGAATGAATTCACTTATAATATACAAGCAATTAAAAATATTTTATTTTCTGGAGATACATCATCCATTCACGCTTTAGAAAAGCTTTTAAATGATACAGTTCAGTTTGATGTTCTTGAACAAGAGGCACTTGGTAGACAGTACATTCCGAAAGAAGCAAAGAATTTCTTTGATAAAGATGGAACATTTCTTTACCGTGTATCTAATGTTAGTTATAAAGGTAAGGTTTTATCTGAAAATCTAATTTTTGCAGACACTTCGTTTTTACCGGACGCAATAAAGAGTGAATTAGAGAGTGGAAATATTCCTGTTGAAAAGCTTATAGAAAAGATGGAAGTAAGAAGAAACGTATTATATGAAGGATATCAGCCATCTGGAAATATTATCGAATTGTTTGATGGATGTTCTGTTACAGCGAATGTGTATCCAACTAGAAAGTATCAAATTGTAAGTAACTGCAAATGTGTATTTTATATTTGTGAAGTGTACCATGCAGAGAATATAAAGCAATTGCTTAAATAAAAACAAGAAACCAGCCTATAAAATGGCTGGTTTCTTGTTTATTTAACAGCTTCTTTTAATTCTTTACCTGCTTTAAATGCAGGAACTTTACCAGCTGCGATTTGAATTTCTTCGCCAGTTTGCGGATTACGTCCTGTACGAGCAGATCTTTCGCGCACTTCAAAAGTTCCAAATCCGATTAATTGAACTTTATCGCCAGATTGTAATGCATTAGCAATTGTGTCAAATACGGATTGTACAGCTGCAGAAGCGTCCTTTTGAGAAATATCAGCTGATTGTGCTACGTTTTTAATTAATTCTGTTTTGTTCATGTTTTCACCTCATAAAAAAATTTTTGGAATGAATGTTTTAGTATAATAGATAGTAAAGATAAAGCTATCACTATGATTAGAAAGAATACTATATAATTATGTTAATTTCGTTGCAAGAGATTGAATCCCTTCTATTATTTAGGGATTAATTAAGAATCGATGCATATAAAAAGCTTAAGTATGAGGATGAGGGGGAGTATAGGAATGATTTTTCGTGAAAAAAATGAGAAGGAAAGTATATTAATTCGTCAACATGATCATGGTTTTTTAGCTGGAGAGATTGCAAAGCATATAAAAGAGGACTTTTTTGAAGGTAAAACATATTTAAAAGAAACAGTTGATGCAATATATGAGCATGACAGAGGATGGATAGAGCTTGATAAAGTACCAATTTTGAATGATGCTAAAAATATTCCATATACATTTATGGATTGTCCAAGCCCATTACGTTTTGTTTTTTATACGATTGGTTTGAATGAAATTGAAAATTCTAATCCATACGGGGCATTGCTTTGCAGTAAACATTTTTTATCATTTCCACTAAACGAGGAAGATGAAGAGATGATGTCATTTTATAAACATGAATTAGAACGACAAAAAAGAATTTTGAAAACGTTAACAAAGGAACAGTTTGCGATGTTTGATAAATATTATAGATTATTAAAGTTTTGTGATGAACTTTCTTTATACGTATGTATGAATAAGCCTGGTGTAAAAAAGAAAGATGAAATTGATTTATTTAAAGATGGTTTTGAAGGAACAGAAATGTTTAATAGTAAGGAGGAGAAACTTATTCAAGCTGAATGGGTGGACGAGGAAACAATTCGGATTACACCATTTCCATTTCAAACGGAATTTCATACGTATGTAAAATATAAAACGATAAATAAACATGAAATGAAAGGAAAAGGGATTGCAAAGGCTGATAGAGAATCGGAAATGAAGAAACAAACCATTCGTTTCATACAATAAGGAGGTAATATAAATTGAAAGATTATATATTAAAACAGTGTGATTACCATGCTTGGGCTAATACTAGATTATTCAATCGATTAAAAGAGTTACCAAACTATGAGACAATTTTTAATGAGCAGATACAGAGTGTATTCCCATCCATTAAGGATACTTTTGTGCATATTTATATTACAGATCAAGTGTGGTTACACATATTGCATGGTAAAAGTATGAATGAAGCAATACAAGACCGAGAAGATTTACGAAAACAAATTGAAACTAAATCGTTACATGAATTAGAAAAAATGTTTGAAAACATGGCAAATCAATATAAAGACTTTTTAATTACAATACAAGACGTGAATGCTGTATTTGTTATTGAGAACCCATATGCAGGGGCATTAGAAACTTCAATTTTAGAGTTAGTACAACATGTCGTAAATCATGGTACATATCATAGAGGAAATATAACAGCGATGATTCGTCAACTTGGTCATTCGTCGACAATGATGGATTTTGTACTGTATTTACATATGGTTAAAAAGCAGGGAGAGTAATATAGTTTGTAAGAAGGAGAGGCTTTAATTATAGAAGTCTCTCCTTCTATTTTATTCCGCATTCATGGTAGATCGACTGATTAAAGTTTTCTTAAGAAGCTTTATTTTCTTGTAATTGCTTAGCGTATTGTACAGCCTTAAATGCATTGACTCTACCATTTTTCCAGTACGTACCTGTACCACTAATTTTATCAGAAGTTGACTCAATAATTTGGCGAATTTGTGTATTGCTATATCCTTGATTTGCTAAAAGAGCAGCGACTCCTGCAACATGAGGTGTTGCCATAGAAGTACCACTTAATGATTGATACGAGCTTCCTTTATAAGTGGAGTATATATTTGAACCTGGTGCTGCAACATCTACCCAGCTACCATAAGTAGAAAATGAAGATTTCTTATCTGCTTGATCTGTAGAAGCAACTGCAATTACTTCGCTGTAATAAGCAGGGTAATTAGCTTTTGTATTTCCAGCATTTCCAGCAGCTGCAACTATAACAGAGCCTTTATTCCATGCATATTGAACGGCTTGTTGTAATGCAGTACCACCATTTGGAGCTCCTAAACTTAAACTAATTACTTTTGCTCCCGAATCAGCAGCTTCTCGAATACCTTGCGCTACAGCATCAAGTGTACCACTTCCTTGATTATCTAATACGCGGACAGCATAAATTGAAGTTTGTGGGGCAACACCAGCAATTCCGACACTGTTATTCGTAAGGGCTCCAGTAATTCCAGCGCAATGTGTACCATGACCATTACCATCATCAGATGTATTGTCGTTATCAACATAATCATGCCCGTAAATTACTTTCGAAGCCAAATCAGGGTGTGAGCCTTGAACTCCTGTATCAATAATAGCTACTTTTACACCAGGATCACTTCGTTGGCTATCCCAAGCTTGTGGAGCTTGAATCTTTTGCAATCCATATTGATTTTTAAAATATGGGTCGTTCGGAGTCCAAAAGGCGTGAACGTAATAATTCGGTTCTGCATATTCTACATCTGGATTATTTTTATAACTCTTTATTTTTTCTTTTACAG from Bacillus cereus G9842 includes the following:
- a CDS encoding MDR family MFS transporter yields the protein MKAKLNPKVVVSIVYITAMFMAAMDATIVNVALQTISRELQVPASAMGTVNVGYLVSLAVFLPISGWLGDRFGTKRVFLIALFVFTIASALCGMANDITSLNIFRIIQGAGGGLLTPVGMAMLFRTFSPKERPKISRFIVLPIAVAPAVGPIIGGFFVDQMSWRWAFYINVPFGIVALLFGLLFLAEHVEKSAGRFDSLGFILSAPGFAMLIYALSQGPSKGWISPEIMSTGVAGLVFIALFIIVELKVKQPMLDLRLLKEPVFRKMSIISLFSSAGLLGMLFVFPLMYQNVIGVSALESGLTTFPEAIGLMISSQIVPWSYKKLGARKVISIGLICTAVIFVLLSFVNHDTNPWQIRALLFGIGIFLGQSVGAVQFSAFNNITPPSMGRATTIFNVQNRLGSAIGVAVLASILAGFGSNNVQSDFLPYQAALIGSAIFLLIALLFSLRISDKEVMSKKKEKTLSVSEKEKVLVNE
- a CDS encoding HU family DNA-binding protein, giving the protein MNKTELIKNVAQSADISQKDASAAVQSVFDTIANALQSGDKVQLIGFGTFEVRERSARTGRNPQTGEEIQIAAGKVPAFKAGKELKEAVK
- the sfp gene encoding 4'-phosphopantetheinyl transferase Sfp; the protein is MIESKVVDSIPTLNENDCQIWWARISDLQSWHYNLLNNIEREKANSYHHSADRARFIIGCVISRLVLGKILSMSPVQVPIDRMCSVCKLQHGRPQLPEGMPQLSVSHSGEWVVVAFTKSAPVGIDVEQMNPNVDVMKMAEGVLTDIEIAQVMKLPNEQKIEGFLTYWTRKEAVLKATGEGLMIPPVHITVSAPNNPPRLLVFKDKQELANNTMMEDVRPSLDYMASVAIFSKEVTEITQLDAVALLNLK
- a CDS encoding DinB family protein; the encoded protein is MKDYILKQCDYHAWANTRLFNRLKELPNYETIFNEQIQSVFPSIKDTFVHIYITDQVWLHILHGKSMNEAIQDREDLRKQIETKSLHELEKMFENMANQYKDFLITIQDVNAVFVIENPYAGALETSILELVQHVVNHGTYHRGNITAMIRQLGHSSTMMDFVLYLHMVKKQGE
- a CDS encoding MbtH family protein yields the protein MTNPFENDNYTYKVLINEEGQYSLWPAFLDVPIGWNVVYEEASRQSCLEYVEYNWKDLNPKSNQVREKTLAGKR
- a CDS encoding DUF3891 family protein, with the protein product MIFREKNEKESILIRQHDHGFLAGEIAKHIKEDFFEGKTYLKETVDAIYEHDRGWIELDKVPILNDAKNIPYTFMDCPSPLRFVFYTIGLNEIENSNPYGALLCSKHFLSFPLNEEDEEMMSFYKHELERQKRILKTLTKEQFAMFDKYYRLLKFCDELSLYVCMNKPGVKKKDEIDLFKDGFEGTEMFNSKEEKLIQAEWVDEETIRITPFPFQTEFHTYVKYKTINKHEMKGKGIAKADRESEMKKQTIRFIQ
- a CDS encoding S8 family peptidase yields the protein MKNKIIVFLSVLSFIIGGFFFNTNTSSAETSSTDYVPNQLIVKFKQNASLSNVQSFHKSVGANVLSKDDKLGFEVVQFSKGTVKEKIKSYKNNPDVEYAEPNYYVHAFWTPNDPYFKNQYGLQKIQAPQAWDSQRSDPGVKVAIIDTGVQGSHPDLASKVIYGHDYVDNDNTSDDGNGHGTHCAGITGALTNNSVGIAGVAPQTSIYAVRVLDNQGSGTLDAVAQGIREAADSGAKVISLSLGAPNGGTALQQAVQYAWNKGSVIVAAAGNAGNTKANYPAYYSEVIAVASTDQADKKSSFSTYGSWVDVAAPGSNIYSTYKGSSYQSLSGTSMATPHVAGVAALLANQGYSNTQIRQIIESTSDKISGTGTYWKNGRVNAFKAVQYAKQLQENKAS